A stretch of Mus musculus strain C57BL/6J chromosome 19, GRCm38.p6 C57BL/6J DNA encodes these proteins:
- the Lgals12 gene encoding galectin-12 isoform 1 (isoform 1 is encoded by transcript variant 2), with translation MSTDEHLDPIPDSFILQPPVFHPVIPYGTTIFGGLYAGKMVTLQGVVPLHARRFQVDFQCGCCLHPQPDVAFRFSPRFYTVKPHVICNTHQGGLWQKEIRWPGVALQRGDSFLILFLFENEEVKVSVNGQHFLHYRYRLPLSRVDTLDISGDILVKAVGFLNINPFVEGSREYPVGYPFLLYSPRLEVPCSRALPRGLWPGQVIVVRGLVLKEPKDFTLSLKDGTTHVPVTLRASFTDRTLAWVSSWGRKKLISAPFLFHPQRFFEVLLLCQEGGLKLALNGQGLGATSLDQKALEQLRELRISGNVHLYCVHC, from the exons ATGTCAACTGACGAACACCTGGACCCGATTCCTGACAGCTTCATCCTGCAGCCGCCAGTCTTCCACCCG GTGATTCCTTATGGCACAACAATTTTTGGTGGCCTGTATGCAGGCAAGATGGTCACGCTGCAGGGTGTGGTCCCTCTGCATGCAAGGAG GTTTCAGGTGGACTTCCAGTGTGGGTGCTGCCTGCATCCTCAGCCAGATGTTGCCTTCCGCTTCAGCCCTCGATTCTACACTGTCAAGCCCCATGTCATCTGCAACACCCACCAAGGTGGACTCTGGCAAAAAGAGATCCGGTGGCCAGGGGTCGCCCTGCAGAGAGGGGATAGcttcctcattctctttctctttgagaACGAAGAGGTGAAG GTGAGTGTAAATGGCCAGCACTTTCTTCACTACCGCTACCGGCTCCCACTGTCACGGGTAGATACCCTTGACATATCTGGTGACATCTTGGTAAAGGCTGTTGGATTCCTGAACATCAAT CCATTTGTGGAGGGTAGCAGAGAGTATCCAGTTGGATAT cccttcctgcTGTATAGCCCCAGGCTG GAGGTGCCCTGCTCACGTGCTCTTCCTCGGGGTCTCTGGCCTGGGCAAGTCATTGTAGTTCGAGGACTGGTCTTGAAAGAGCCGAAAGA TTTTACCCTGAGCCTGAAGGATGGGACCACCCATGTTCCTGTGACACTCAGGGCTTCCTTCACAGACAGAACACTGGCCTGGGTCTCCTCCTGGGGACGAAAGAAGCTGATCTCCGCCCCCTTCCTCTTTCACCCCCAGCGATTCTTCGAG GTACTGCTTCTGTGCCAAGAGGGAGGGCTGAAGTTGGCACTCAATGGGCAGGGGCTGGGGGCCACCAGCCTGGACCAGAAAGCCCTGGAGCAGCTGCGGGAGCTCAGGATCAGTGGAAATGTCCACCTCTACTGTGTCCACTGCTAA
- the Lgals12 gene encoding galectin-12 isoform 2 (isoform 2 is encoded by transcript variant 3), with the protein MSTDEHLDPIPDSFILQPPVFHPVIPYGTTIFGGLYAGKMVTLQGVVPLHARRFQVDFQCGCCLHPQPDVAFRFSPRFYTVKPHVICNTHQGGLWQKEIRWPGVALQRGDSFLILFLFENEEVKVSVNGQHFLHYRYRLPLSRVDTLDISGDILVKAVGFLNINPFLLYSPRLEVPCSRALPRGLWPGQVIVVRGLVLKEPKDFTLSLKDGTTHVPVTLRASFTDRTLAWVSSWGRKKLISAPFLFHPQRFFEVLLLCQEGGLKLALNGQGLGATSLDQKALEQLRELRISGNVHLYCVHC; encoded by the exons ATGTCAACTGACGAACACCTGGACCCGATTCCTGACAGCTTCATCCTGCAGCCGCCAGTCTTCCACCCG GTGATTCCTTATGGCACAACAATTTTTGGTGGCCTGTATGCAGGCAAGATGGTCACGCTGCAGGGTGTGGTCCCTCTGCATGCAAGGAG GTTTCAGGTGGACTTCCAGTGTGGGTGCTGCCTGCATCCTCAGCCAGATGTTGCCTTCCGCTTCAGCCCTCGATTCTACACTGTCAAGCCCCATGTCATCTGCAACACCCACCAAGGTGGACTCTGGCAAAAAGAGATCCGGTGGCCAGGGGTCGCCCTGCAGAGAGGGGATAGcttcctcattctctttctctttgagaACGAAGAGGTGAAG GTGAGTGTAAATGGCCAGCACTTTCTTCACTACCGCTACCGGCTCCCACTGTCACGGGTAGATACCCTTGACATATCTGGTGACATCTTGGTAAAGGCTGTTGGATTCCTGAACATCAAT cccttcctgcTGTATAGCCCCAGGCTG GAGGTGCCCTGCTCACGTGCTCTTCCTCGGGGTCTCTGGCCTGGGCAAGTCATTGTAGTTCGAGGACTGGTCTTGAAAGAGCCGAAAGA TTTTACCCTGAGCCTGAAGGATGGGACCACCCATGTTCCTGTGACACTCAGGGCTTCCTTCACAGACAGAACACTGGCCTGGGTCTCCTCCTGGGGACGAAAGAAGCTGATCTCCGCCCCCTTCCTCTTTCACCCCCAGCGATTCTTCGAG GTACTGCTTCTGTGCCAAGAGGGAGGGCTGAAGTTGGCACTCAATGGGCAGGGGCTGGGGGCCACCAGCCTGGACCAGAAAGCCCTGGAGCAGCTGCGGGAGCTCAGGATCAGTGGAAATGTCCACCTCTACTGTGTCCACTGCTAA
- the Lgals12 gene encoding galectin-12 isoform X1 — protein sequence MSTDEHLDPIPDSFILQPPVFHPVIPYGTTIFGGLYAGKMVTLQGVVPLHARRFQVDFQCGCCLHPQPDVAFRFSPRFYTVKPHVICNTHQGGLWQKEIRWPGVALQRGDSFLILFLFENEEVKVSVNGQHFLHYRYRLPLSRVDTLDISGDILVKAVGFLNINPFVEGSREYPVGYPFLLYSPRLEVPCSRALPRGLWPGQVIVVRGLVLKEPKDFTLSLKDGTTHVPVTLRASFTDRTLAWVSSWGRKKLISAPFLFHPQRFFEGN from the exons ATGTCAACTGACGAACACCTGGACCCGATTCCTGACAGCTTCATCCTGCAGCCGCCAGTCTTCCACCCG GTGATTCCTTATGGCACAACAATTTTTGGTGGCCTGTATGCAGGCAAGATGGTCACGCTGCAGGGTGTGGTCCCTCTGCATGCAAGGAG GTTTCAGGTGGACTTCCAGTGTGGGTGCTGCCTGCATCCTCAGCCAGATGTTGCCTTCCGCTTCAGCCCTCGATTCTACACTGTCAAGCCCCATGTCATCTGCAACACCCACCAAGGTGGACTCTGGCAAAAAGAGATCCGGTGGCCAGGGGTCGCCCTGCAGAGAGGGGATAGcttcctcattctctttctctttgagaACGAAGAGGTGAAG GTGAGTGTAAATGGCCAGCACTTTCTTCACTACCGCTACCGGCTCCCACTGTCACGGGTAGATACCCTTGACATATCTGGTGACATCTTGGTAAAGGCTGTTGGATTCCTGAACATCAAT CCATTTGTGGAGGGTAGCAGAGAGTATCCAGTTGGATAT cccttcctgcTGTATAGCCCCAGGCTG GAGGTGCCCTGCTCACGTGCTCTTCCTCGGGGTCTCTGGCCTGGGCAAGTCATTGTAGTTCGAGGACTGGTCTTGAAAGAGCCGAAAGA TTTTACCCTGAGCCTGAAGGATGGGACCACCCATGTTCCTGTGACACTCAGGGCTTCCTTCACAGACAGAACACTGGCCTGGGTCTCCTCCTGGGGACGAAAGAAGCTGATCTCCGCCCCCTTCCTCTTTCACCCCCAGCGATTCTTCGAG GGAAACTAG